A window of Thermococcus sp. MV5 contains these coding sequences:
- a CDS encoding NAD(P)/FAD-dependent oxidoreductase — protein sequence MRKFDVVVIGTGVAGSSAVYKFARAGLSVAIIDERPFGGTCALRGCDPKKILIGGAELVDWAERMRDKGIEGKVYINWKKLMAFKEEWIKGFPEGIERAFKKAGVETIHGSARFIDKDRIEVNGEIILSDKFLIATGAKPRKLNIPGEEYVISSDEFLELDELPERIVFIGGGYISFEFAHLAARVGSSVTILHRSEKSLKNFEPYIVDTLIKATEERGIKVVINAPVKEVRKKAESFIVKTPQGNFEVNLVVHGAGRIPNVNDLALEVTGVEYDEEGIKVNEYMQTTNENIYAAGDCAKGGLPLTPVAAVEGSIAASNIIKGNHVKIDYTAIPTVVFTIPPLASVGLKEEEARKKGLKFIIKKGDTSKWYNSIRINQKYSGYKILIGEGNRILGAHLLGQNTEEIVNIFALAIKLGLTVEDLKHAYYTYPSHSYDILYML from the coding sequence ATGAGAAAGTTTGATGTGGTTGTTATTGGAACTGGTGTAGCTGGTTCTTCTGCTGTTTACAAGTTTGCAAGGGCTGGTCTGAGTGTTGCTATTATTGACGAGAGGCCATTTGGTGGAACATGTGCTCTAAGAGGTTGCGACCCGAAGAAGATTCTCATTGGTGGAGCTGAGCTTGTAGATTGGGCTGAAAGGATGAGAGATAAAGGTATTGAAGGAAAAGTGTATATAAATTGGAAAAAGCTCATGGCTTTTAAGGAAGAATGGATTAAAGGTTTTCCAGAGGGGATTGAGAGGGCTTTCAAAAAGGCAGGAGTTGAGACGATCCATGGAAGCGCTCGGTTTATAGACAAAGATAGAATAGAGGTAAACGGTGAGATTATCCTTTCTGATAAGTTTTTGATAGCAACAGGGGCGAAGCCTAGAAAACTTAACATTCCAGGAGAGGAGTATGTTATAAGCAGCGATGAGTTTCTTGAACTTGACGAGTTACCAGAGAGGATAGTTTTCATCGGTGGGGGATACATATCCTTTGAATTTGCACATTTAGCAGCACGTGTTGGGAGTTCTGTGACAATACTTCACAGAAGTGAAAAGTCCCTGAAGAACTTCGAGCCTTATATAGTTGATACTCTCATCAAAGCCACTGAGGAGAGGGGTATAAAGGTTGTGATAAATGCTCCCGTGAAGGAAGTGAGGAAAAAGGCAGAGTCATTTATTGTGAAAACTCCACAAGGAAATTTTGAGGTTAATCTCGTAGTTCACGGAGCGGGGAGGATTCCCAATGTGAATGACCTCGCTCTGGAGGTGACTGGTGTTGAATATGACGAGGAAGGGATAAAGGTTAATGAGTATATGCAAACAACGAATGAGAATATTTATGCTGCTGGAGATTGCGCCAAAGGTGGTTTACCATTGACACCAGTTGCAGCAGTAGAGGGAAGTATAGCTGCAAGCAATATTATCAAAGGGAATCATGTGAAAATTGACTATACCGCAATACCTACAGTGGTCTTTACAATCCCTCCACTAGCCTCTGTTGGCTTAAAGGAAGAAGAAGCCAGGAAAAAGGGCCTCAAATTCATCATAAAAAAAGGCGATACTTCAAAATGGTACAACTCTATTAGAATAAACCAAAAGTATTCAGGTTATAAGATTCTAATAGGAGAAGGAAATAGGATTCTTGGAGCACATTTGCTTGGTCAAAATACAGAGGAAATTGTGAATATCTTTGCTCTTGCAATTAAACTGGGCTTAACAGTTGAGGATCTAAAACATGCTTATTATACATATCCAAGTCATTCATACGACATCCTATACATGCTCTAA
- a CDS encoding DUF427 domain-containing protein: MVKAMWNGEIIAGAKRYEVILLEGNVYFPPDTVRKEFLRKSSTHTICSWKGEASYYHVVVGDKVNEDVAWYYPNPKEAANTIKDYVAFWKGVEIVWDEEDEKV; the protein is encoded by the coding sequence ATGGTTAAAGCTATGTGGAATGGAGAAATTATTGCCGGGGCTAAAAGATACGAAGTTATTCTTTTGGAAGGCAATGTTTATTTTCCACCCGACACTGTGAGAAAGGAATTCCTCCGAAAAAGCTCCACTCATACAATATGTTCATGGAAAGGAGAAGCAAGTTACTATCATGTTGTTGTGGGAGATAAGGTAAACGAAGATGTTGCATGGTATTACCCGAATCCTAAAGAAGCAGCAAACACAATCAAAGATTATGTTGCTTTTTGGAAAGGTGTTGAGATAGTGTGGGATGAAGAAGATGAGAAAGTTTGA
- a CDS encoding 50S ribosomal protein L14e, producing the protein MPAIDIGRLAVVIAGRRAGQKVVVVDIIDKNFVLVTGAGFNKVKRRRMNIKHLEPLPEKVAIERGAEDETVKAALEQAGISLE; encoded by the coding sequence ATGCCTGCAATTGATATTGGAAGATTAGCCGTTGTTATTGCTGGAAGAAGAGCTGGACAAAAAGTAGTTGTTGTGGATATAATTGACAAAAACTTCGTCCTTGTGACTGGTGCTGGCTTTAACAAGGTTAAGAGAAGAAGGATGAACATAAAGCACCTTGAACCTCTTCCAGAAAAGGTTGCCATTGAGCGCGGTGCTGAGGACGAAACTGTTAAGGCTGCTCTTGAGCAAGCTGGAATAAGTCTTGAATGA
- the cmk gene encoding (d)CMP kinase yields the protein MSKGCLVITVSGLAGSGTTTLCKNLAEYYGFKHIYAGLIFRQMAKERGMSLQEFQEYAEMHPEIDREVDKRQVEAAKECNVVIEGRLAGWMVKTADLKIWLDAPIQVRAQRVARREGVSVEEAFMQIAEREMQNRKRYLNLYGVDINDLSIYDLTINTAKWGPDGVFKIVKAAIDHLYPDGDTGK from the coding sequence ATGTCAAAAGGATGTCTAGTAATAACAGTAAGTGGCTTGGCGGGAAGTGGTACAACTACCCTATGCAAAAACTTGGCTGAATATTATGGATTTAAACATATTTACGCGGGTTTAATCTTTCGCCAAATGGCAAAAGAGAGAGGCATGAGTCTACAAGAATTCCAAGAATATGCAGAAATGCACCCTGAAATAGATAGGGAAGTTGATAAGAGACAAGTAGAAGCAGCAAAAGAGTGTAATGTTGTTATAGAAGGACGTCTAGCAGGGTGGATGGTAAAAACAGCTGACTTAAAAATATGGCTTGATGCACCGATTCAAGTTAGGGCCCAACGCGTGGCTAGAAGGGAAGGAGTAAGTGTTGAAGAAGCTTTCATGCAAATTGCTGAAAGGGAAATGCAGAATAGAAAAAGGTATTTAAATCTATATGGGGTTGACATCAACGACCTCTCGATTTATGACTTGACAATTAATACTGCTAAATGGGGTCCCGATGGGGTCTTCAAAATTGTGAAGGCCGCCATCGACCACCTGTACCCCGATGGTGACACGGGGAAATAA
- a CDS encoding 50S ribosomal protein L34e → MKPMYRSRSWRRKFVRTPGGRTVIHFERKKPKAAHCAMCGKPLNGVPRGRPSELRKLPKTKKRPERPMPNLCPACMRRIIKAQVRAAL, encoded by the coding sequence ATGAAGCCAATGTACAGATCAAGATCATGGAGAAGGAAGTTCGTTAGGACTCCTGGGGGGAGGACTGTAATACACTTTGAGAGGAAGAAACCAAAAGCAGCGCACTGTGCAATGTGTGGAAAGCCCCTTAATGGTGTTCCTAGGGGAAGACCTAGTGAACTCAGAAAATTGCCCAAAACAAAGAAGAGGCCAGAGAGGCCAATGCCAAATCTTTGTCCAGCCTGTATGCGTAGGATTATAAAAGCCCAAGTAAGAGCAGCTCTTTAA
- a CDS encoding MBL fold metallo-hydrolase, whose protein sequence is MGIGKVEELGIYILAEDYAGYNSQFWAQHGISFLIEVKSDGIVRRILFDTASYVEPILFNMGLMGINPKTIDLIVLSHSHFDHTGGLLGIMKKIRREIPIFAHPNIFKVSFATEPEFMYAGIPPIRKREIEKLGGIWILSRDPIRTMSGVFTLGEIEKEKKVDFEREVTIDLQKLENGRVVQDEVEDEIGLGIVTEKGLVVIGGCSHPGIVSMVQKAIEITGVTDVYAVIGGFHLINANDERIQNTIKALRDLGVRKIYTGHCTGLKAEAMFLKEFGNNFEKLHSGKILRF, encoded by the coding sequence ATGGGGATTGGAAAGGTTGAGGAATTGGGGATTTATATATTAGCAGAGGATTATGCAGGATACAACAGTCAATTCTGGGCTCAACATGGTATTTCATTTCTGATCGAAGTAAAATCTGATGGTATCGTTCGTAGAATACTATTTGACACAGCATCCTATGTAGAACCCATTCTGTTCAATATGGGGCTTATGGGAATTAATCCAAAAACTATTGACTTGATAGTGCTTTCTCACAGTCATTTTGACCATACTGGGGGACTTTTGGGTATTATGAAAAAAATAAGAAGGGAGATACCAATATTCGCTCATCCAAATATCTTTAAAGTAAGCTTTGCCACAGAACCAGAATTTATGTATGCAGGGATTCCACCCATAAGAAAAAGAGAAATAGAAAAACTTGGAGGGATATGGATTTTAAGCAGAGACCCAATAAGAACAATGTCAGGGGTTTTCACGCTTGGAGAAATTGAAAAAGAAAAGAAGGTAGATTTTGAGAGAGAGGTTACAATAGACCTTCAAAAGCTTGAAAATGGCAGAGTAGTTCAGGATGAAGTTGAAGATGAGATAGGATTGGGGATAGTAACTGAAAAAGGATTGGTGGTTATTGGGGGATGCTCTCATCCGGGGATAGTCAGCATGGTGCAGAAGGCTATTGAAATAACAGGAGTCACTGATGTATACGCTGTTATAGGGGGATTTCATTTAATAAATGCTAATGATGAAAGGATTCAAAACACGATAAAAGCACTTAGGGATTTAGGGGTTAGGAAAATTTATACTGGACACTGTACAGGGCTCAAAGCTGAAGCAATGTTTCTAAAAGAATTTGGGAATAATTTTGAAAAGCTTCACTCTGGGAAAATTTTAAGGTTTTGA
- a CDS encoding DUF106 domain-containing protein yields the protein MLEGIYLALDKLFGPLVMNAHPMWVVTISGAILGGFFTLVNHFLIDQEKMKRLQKMSKEFQKEWKEAQKAKDEKKLRKLQQKQMELLKLQNEVMKDSMFKPMLFTMPIFFIFFGWMRRWYVETAIVKSPFNFFLFDLFHGFYHSSLQANELGYIGWYILTSMAVGQVLRKLLDSV from the coding sequence ATGCTTGAGGGAATTTATTTGGCTCTAGATAAGTTGTTCGGGCCGTTGGTAATGAATGCTCATCCAATGTGGGTAGTAACAATTTCAGGTGCCATACTTGGTGGATTTTTCACCTTAGTAAATCACTTTTTAATTGACCAAGAGAAAATGAAGAGACTTCAAAAGATGAGCAAGGAGTTTCAAAAAGAGTGGAAAGAAGCTCAAAAAGCAAAAGATGAAAAGAAATTAAGAAAGCTACAACAAAAACAAATGGAACTACTAAAGCTCCAAAACGAAGTTATGAAAGACTCAATGTTTAAGCCAATGCTCTTCACAATGCCAATATTCTTTATCTTCTTCGGTTGGATGAGGAGATGGTACGTTGAGACTGCAATTGTAAAGTCACCCTTCAACTTTTTCCTCTTTGATTTGTTCCATGGGTTCTATCACTCGTCTCTTCAGGCCAACGAGCTTGGCTACATTGGATGGTATATCCTAACTTCAATGGCTGTTGGTCAGGTATTGAGAAAACTACTTGATTCAGTTTAA
- a CDS encoding adenylate kinase yields the protein MPFVVVITGIPGVGKSTITRLALQRTRARFRVINFGDIMFEEAVRANLVSHRDEMRRLSLKTQRELQLKAAQRILEISRKEPVLLDTHATIKTPLGYMLGFPKEVIEVINPKFMVIIEANPSEILGRRLRDLKRDRDVETEEQIQRHQDLNRAAAISYAMHSNALIKIIENHEDKGLEEAVNELVKILDLAVEEDA from the coding sequence ATGCCGTTTGTGGTGGTTATTACAGGGATTCCGGGAGTAGGAAAAAGTACAATCACACGACTGGCTTTGCAAAGGACTCGAGCAAGGTTTAGGGTAATTAACTTTGGAGACATAATGTTTGAGGAAGCAGTTAGGGCTAATTTAGTTTCCCATAGAGATGAAATGAGGAGATTAAGTTTAAAAACTCAGAGAGAACTTCAATTAAAAGCGGCTCAAAGAATCTTGGAAATATCTCGAAAAGAACCAGTACTACTTGATACACATGCTACAATCAAGACTCCCTTAGGTTACATGTTAGGATTTCCAAAGGAAGTTATTGAGGTCATAAATCCAAAGTTTATGGTTATAATAGAGGCTAATCCAAGTGAAATACTTGGCAGACGTTTGAGAGATCTAAAAAGAGACAGGGATGTTGAAACTGAAGAGCAAATTCAAAGACACCAAGATTTAAATAGGGCTGCTGCAATCAGCTATGCAATGCATTCCAATGCACTTATAAAGATAATTGAGAATCATGAAGACAAAGGGTTGGAAGAAGCTGTTAATGAGTTGGTAAAAATACTGGATCTGGCGGTGGAAGAAGATGCTTGA
- the secY gene encoding preprotein translocase subunit SecY — protein MGARDIIYKVEHAFPEIDRPKRHVPLKEKFAWTVVALLLYFAMAEIPLFGIPERVQDYFQTLRVVLAGRNGSLLTLGIGPIVTAGIIMQLLVGSEIIKLDLSNPEDRRFYQALQKVFAVFMCFFEAGVFVFAGAFGNPTLTIKLLLVLQLAFGGIMVMIMDELVSKWGIGSGISLFIAAGVSQTIVTQSLNPLTTSAAIDPLTGEPAIIGAIPAFIQHIIQGDLMGALYRRGMPDMLSVLATVVIFLIVVYLESMRVEIPLSYGRVTVRGRYPIRFMYVSNIPIILTFALYANIQLWARLLQRIGYPILGTFDESGAVISGFVRYVLPPRDIFSVTADPLRALVYALLTITFSLIFGFLWVELTGLDARSIARQLQRAGLQIPGFRRDPRILERVLQRYIPYVTFWGAFTLAVVAVLADFLGALGTGTGILLTVGILYRFYEEIAREQATEMFPALRRFFG, from the coding sequence ATGGGAGCAAGGGATATAATCTATAAGGTAGAACATGCATTTCCAGAAATTGATCGACCAAAAAGGCATGTTCCGTTGAAGGAGAAGTTTGCTTGGACTGTAGTTGCATTATTGCTATATTTTGCTATGGCGGAGATACCTCTTTTTGGAATACCAGAAAGAGTTCAGGATTACTTTCAAACATTAAGGGTTGTTCTTGCGGGTAGAAATGGTAGCCTTTTGACATTAGGTATTGGACCTATAGTTACAGCGGGAATTATCATGCAGCTCCTAGTTGGTTCAGAGATCATAAAACTCGACCTCTCAAATCCAGAAGATAGGAGGTTCTATCAGGCACTCCAGAAAGTTTTTGCAGTTTTCATGTGTTTCTTTGAAGCGGGGGTATTTGTGTTTGCAGGGGCTTTTGGAAACCCAACACTTACGATTAAGCTACTCTTAGTGCTTCAGCTTGCATTTGGTGGAATAATGGTTATGATCATGGATGAACTTGTAAGCAAATGGGGAATTGGGAGTGGTATAAGTCTTTTCATTGCTGCTGGAGTTTCTCAGACAATTGTGACCCAATCTCTTAATCCTCTCACAACTAGCGCTGCAATTGATCCCCTTACAGGTGAACCTGCGATAATTGGAGCTATACCTGCTTTTATTCAACATATAATTCAAGGAGATCTCATGGGCGCTCTTTATAGAAGGGGAATGCCAGACATGCTTAGCGTTCTAGCTACCGTAGTGATATTTCTAATAGTTGTTTATCTTGAGAGCATGCGCGTGGAGATACCCCTTAGCTATGGAAGAGTAACTGTAAGGGGAAGATATCCAATTAGATTCATGTATGTTAGTAATATTCCAATTATCCTTACTTTTGCTCTCTATGCGAACATACAACTCTGGGCCAGGCTTCTTCAGAGAATAGGCTATCCAATACTTGGAACATTTGATGAAAGTGGAGCTGTAATTTCAGGATTTGTTAGATACGTCTTACCACCTAGAGATATATTTAGTGTAACAGCAGATCCACTGAGGGCTTTGGTCTATGCATTATTAACAATAACCTTCTCGCTGATCTTTGGATTCTTATGGGTTGAGCTTACTGGACTAGATGCAAGGAGCATTGCAAGACAGCTTCAAAGGGCTGGGCTCCAGATACCTGGATTCAGAAGGGATCCAAGGATACTCGAAAGGGTTCTTCAAAGATACATTCCTTATGTCACATTCTGGGGAGCTTTTACATTGGCAGTCGTGGCAGTATTGGCAGATTTCCTTGGTGCCTTGGGAACTGGAACTGGTATATTGCTTACCGTTGGTATTCTCTATAGATTCTACGAAGAAATAGCAAGAGAACAGGCAACTGAGATGTTCCCAGCATTGCGCAGATTCTTTGGGTGA
- a CDS encoding uL15m family ribosomal protein, which produces MIRRKKKVRKLRGSHTHGWGCKKKHRGGGHKGGRGMAGTGKRKKTKWTWVIKYMPDHLGKRGFKRPVEAQREIMAVNLRFIEEHLDELMQLGIAYEEEGKIIVDTTQFADKVLGSGKLTKPLVIKARAFSPKAEEKIVQAGGEALLA; this is translated from the coding sequence ATGATTAGAAGAAAGAAAAAAGTGAGAAAGCTTCGCGGTTCCCACACTCACGGATGGGGTTGTAAAAAGAAGCACCGTGGTGGAGGGCATAAAGGCGGTAGAGGTATGGCAGGAACAGGGAAGAGAAAGAAAACAAAATGGACATGGGTCATCAAGTATATGCCGGATCACCTAGGTAAGAGAGGATTTAAAAGACCCGTCGAAGCACAGAGGGAGATAATGGCAGTTAATCTTAGATTTATAGAAGAGCACTTGGACGAACTTATGCAACTCGGCATTGCGTATGAGGAAGAAGGAAAAATAATTGTTGACACGACCCAGTTTGCAGACAAAGTCCTTGGAAGCGGAAAGTTAACTAAACCTCTCGTTATCAAGGCTAGGGCATTCTCCCCCAAAGCTGAAGAAAAGATTGTTCAAGCTGGTGGAGAGGCCCTCCTTGCCTGA
- a CDS encoding 50S ribosomal protein L30, whose amino-acid sequence MAKLALIRVRGRVNVKRPVKDTLGMLRLHKINHLVIIDETPTYTGMIQKVKDYITWGEITAETLAKLIEKRGRLSGNRRVTEEYVQEKLGVSIKEFAEKVIAGEMKLSDLPGLKPVFRMHPPRGGFKSKKRTFKEGGALGYRGEAINELIERML is encoded by the coding sequence ATGGCAAAACTTGCATTAATTAGGGTAAGAGGCAGAGTAAATGTAAAGAGGCCTGTAAAGGATACATTAGGCATGCTTAGACTTCATAAGATAAACCACTTAGTGATAATAGATGAAACTCCCACGTATACTGGGATGATCCAGAAAGTCAAGGACTATATAACTTGGGGAGAGATAACTGCAGAAACTTTGGCAAAGCTTATTGAGAAAAGAGGAAGGCTATCTGGAAACAGACGTGTAACAGAAGAATATGTTCAAGAAAAACTTGGAGTGAGCATCAAGGAATTTGCGGAAAAAGTTATAGCAGGGGAAATGAAGCTTAGTGATTTACCTGGTCTTAAGCCAGTCTTCAGGATGCATCCACCAAGAGGAGGATTCAAGAGCAAGAAGAGGACCTTCAAAGAGGGTGGCGCTTTAGGTTATAGAGGAGAGGCTATTAACGAGCTTATAGAGAGAATGCTATGA
- the rpsE gene encoding 30S ribosomal protein S5, which yields MSQEWKEYAQRVLEEWQPRTKLGMLVKEGQITDIHEVFRRGYQIKEPEIVDVLLPEVNTRENQEVLDIALTVRMTDSGRRVRFRVLAAVGNKDGYVGLGIGHGKEVGIAIRKAINYAKMNIIEIKRGCGSWECRCRRPHSIPFAVEGKSSSVKVRLMPGPRGLGLVIGDVGKKILALAGVKDVWSQTLGETRTTVNFAKAVFEALYNTNSVAVKPEMIERYGIVVGREMPQNFEL from the coding sequence ATGAGCCAAGAGTGGAAAGAGTACGCTCAAAGGGTTTTAGAAGAATGGCAACCAAGAACAAAACTAGGTATGCTCGTTAAGGAAGGCCAAATTACTGACATTCATGAGGTCTTTAGGAGAGGTTACCAGATAAAAGAACCAGAAATAGTTGATGTGCTCCTCCCGGAGGTTAACACAAGGGAGAACCAGGAAGTACTTGATATAGCTCTAACAGTGAGAATGACTGACAGTGGTAGGAGAGTTAGATTTAGGGTATTAGCAGCAGTAGGTAACAAAGATGGTTATGTAGGGCTTGGAATCGGTCATGGAAAGGAAGTAGGTATTGCAATTAGGAAGGCAATAAACTATGCTAAGATGAACATCATTGAAATAAAAAGAGGCTGCGGTTCATGGGAATGCAGGTGCAGAAGACCACACTCAATTCCATTCGCAGTTGAAGGTAAAAGCAGTAGCGTAAAAGTCAGACTCATGCCTGGACCAAGAGGACTTGGACTTGTTATTGGTGACGTAGGTAAAAAGATACTCGCCTTGGCAGGAGTTAAGGATGTTTGGTCACAGACTCTTGGTGAGACAAGAACAACAGTCAACTTTGCAAAAGCAGTTTTTGAGGCCTTATACAACACCAATAGCGTCGCTGTAAAACCTGAAATGATTGAGCGCTATGGTATAGTTGTAGGTAGAGAGATGCCACAGAACTTTGAACTGTGA
- a CDS encoding 50S ribosomal protein L18 codes for MAHGPRYRVPFRRRREGKTNYHKRLALLKSGKPRLVVRKTLNHHIAQIVLYGPEGDKTVVSAHTRELMRDFGWKGHGGNTPSAYLLGLLIGYKALEKGIEEAILDIGLHPPTKGSSIFAVLKGAVDAGLNVPHSEEIYPGEDRVNGEHIATYAKMLKEEDEEKYRKQFGGYLVKGLEPEKLPEHFEEVKARIIEKFEKVRA; via the coding sequence ATGGCTCACGGACCAAGATATAGGGTTCCATTTAGGAGAAGAAGAGAAGGTAAGACCAACTATCACAAAAGGCTTGCACTCTTAAAATCAGGCAAGCCTAGATTAGTCGTGAGAAAAACACTTAATCATCACATCGCTCAGATAGTCCTTTATGGTCCAGAAGGTGACAAAACGGTTGTTTCAGCTCACACAAGAGAACTCATGAGAGACTTTGGATGGAAAGGTCATGGTGGGAACACTCCAAGTGCCTATCTCCTTGGACTATTGATTGGATATAAAGCATTGGAAAAGGGCATTGAAGAGGCAATACTTGATATAGGACTCCATCCACCTACAAAGGGCTCAAGCATCTTCGCCGTGCTTAAAGGAGCAGTTGATGCTGGTCTTAACGTTCCTCATAGTGAAGAAATTTATCCCGGAGAAGATAGAGTAAACGGTGAACACATAGCTACCTATGCAAAGATGCTCAAAGAAGAGGATGAAGAAAAGTACAGAAAACAATTTGGAGGATACCTTGTTAAAGGGCTTGAACCTGAAAAGCTTCCTGAACACTTTGAAGAGGTTAAAGCGAGAATCATTGAGAAATTTGAGAAGGTGAGAGCATGA
- a CDS encoding 50S ribosomal protein L19e → MLKMQRRIAAELLKCGENRIWIDPERIEDVKSAITREDIRRLINEGVVKKKPLKGQSRYRAKVRQEAKKKGRHRGHGNRKGKKTARMGKKEKWIMTIRALRKELRKLKAEKKIDEHTYRNLYIRAKGGQFKNKHQLYLFMEERGILKR, encoded by the coding sequence ATGCTTAAGATGCAGAGAAGAATTGCAGCTGAACTGTTAAAGTGTGGCGAGAATAGGATTTGGATTGATCCTGAGAGGATTGAGGACGTCAAATCCGCAATCACTAGGGAGGATATTAGGAGATTGATAAATGAAGGGGTTGTTAAGAAAAAGCCCCTTAAGGGACAAAGCAGGTACAGAGCAAAAGTTAGGCAAGAAGCAAAGAAGAAAGGTAGACACAGGGGACATGGGAATAGAAAAGGTAAAAAGACAGCAAGAATGGGCAAGAAGGAGAAGTGGATAATGACTATAAGAGCACTTAGAAAAGAGCTCAGGAAGCTCAAAGCTGAGAAAAAAATTGATGAACATACATACCGCAATCTTTACATAAGGGCTAAAGGTGGCCAGTTTAAGAACAAACACCAGCTTTACCTATTCATGGAAGAGAGGGGTATATTAAAGAGGTGA
- a CDS encoding 50S ribosomal protein L32e, with product MNEKARLLRIRAKLKRKKPKFLRQEWWRFPKFKNDPKWRRPKGTDSKMRVKLKGKARSPSIGWSSPKAVRGLHPSGYEEVLVHNVKELESIDPTRQAARIASTVGKKKRIMIIERAKELGIKVLNAR from the coding sequence ATGAACGAAAAAGCGAGACTGTTGAGAATAAGGGCTAAACTCAAGAGAAAGAAACCCAAATTCCTTAGACAGGAGTGGTGGAGGTTTCCAAAATTCAAAAATGATCCTAAATGGAGAAGACCAAAAGGAACTGACAGCAAGATGAGAGTTAAACTGAAAGGTAAAGCAAGATCTCCAAGTATTGGATGGAGCTCACCAAAGGCTGTTAGAGGACTTCATCCAAGCGGATATGAAGAAGTGCTTGTCCACAATGTTAAAGAACTTGAATCTATTGATCCAACAAGACAAGCAGCTAGGATCGCAAGTACTGTTGGTAAAAAGAAGAGAATCATGATAATTGAGAGGGCTAAGGAATTGGGTATTAAGGTGCTCAATGCGAGGTGA
- a CDS encoding 50S ribosomal protein L6, translating to MPVDAWVREEVEIPEGVTVEINGNLVKVKGPKGEVERELSYPGFKLFTEDNKVIIYKDFPRRKDIAIARTFKAHITNMVKGVTEGLTYKLKVVYSHFPITVKVQGDKVYIENFLGEKAPRVAKILPGVTVKVRGGEILVEGIDKEKVGQTAANIEQATRVVGRDRRVFQDGIYIVEKAGKPIKF from the coding sequence ATGCCAGTTGATGCATGGGTGAGGGAAGAAGTTGAAATTCCAGAAGGAGTTACAGTTGAAATAAATGGTAACCTTGTAAAAGTGAAAGGACCAAAAGGAGAAGTTGAACGAGAGCTCAGTTATCCTGGGTTTAAGCTCTTTACGGAGGACAATAAGGTTATCATCTACAAGGACTTTCCAAGGAGAAAAGATATTGCAATCGCAAGAACTTTCAAGGCACACATAACAAACATGGTTAAGGGAGTTACGGAAGGCCTTACTTACAAACTTAAGGTGGTTTACAGTCACTTTCCAATAACAGTAAAAGTGCAAGGTGATAAAGTGTACATTGAGAATTTCCTTGGTGAAAAGGCTCCTAGGGTCGCCAAGATACTTCCAGGAGTCACTGTGAAGGTTAGAGGCGGAGAAATTCTTGTAGAAGGAATCGACAAAGAGAAGGTGGGGCAAACCGCAGCAAACATCGAGCAAGCAACTAGGGTGGTTGGTAGAGATAGAAGAGTATTCCAAGATGGTATCTACATTGTGGAAAAGGCTGGTAAACCTATAAAGTTCTGA
- a CDS encoding 30S ribosomal protein S8 has product MTLLDPLANALSHITNSERVGKKEVYIKPASKLIGEVLRVMQENGYIGEFEFIDDGRAGIYRVQLLGKVNRAGAIKPRFSVKAKEYEKWEKRFLPAFEFGILVVSTSQGVMTHKEALEKGIGGRLIAYIY; this is encoded by the coding sequence ATGACCTTGTTAGACCCCTTGGCAAATGCATTGTCACATATCACAAATAGCGAGAGAGTTGGTAAGAAAGAGGTATACATAAAACCAGCTTCAAAGCTTATTGGAGAAGTGCTAAGAGTTATGCAGGAGAACGGCTATATTGGAGAATTTGAGTTTATTGATGACGGTAGAGCAGGAATTTACAGAGTTCAACTCTTAGGAAAAGTAAACAGAGCAGGTGCAATAAAGCCAAGATTCTCAGTAAAGGCTAAAGAATATGAGAAATGGGAAAAGAGGTTCCTTCCTGCATTCGAATTTGGTATACTAGTAGTATCGACCTCTCAAGGAGTTATGACTCACAAAGAAGCCCTGGAGAAGGGCATTGGTGGAAGGTTAATAGCTTACATCTACTGA
- a CDS encoding 30S ribosomal protein S14 → MAKADYNKRKSRKFGKGARRCVRCGQFGPIVRIHGLMLCRHCFREVAPKLGFKKYD, encoded by the coding sequence ATGGCAAAGGCTGATTACAATAAAAGAAAATCAAGGAAGTTTGGTAAAGGCGCGAGAAGATGTGTTAGATGCGGGCAATTTGGGCCAATAGTTAGAATCCATGGACTGATGCTTTGCAGACACTGCTTTAGAGAGGTAGCTCCAAAATTAGGGTTTAAGAAATACGACTGA